The following coding sequences lie in one Oceanicola sp. 502str15 genomic window:
- a CDS encoding amidohydrolase family protein, with amino-acid sequence MTVRLLKNARIVDGTRLEPTEPMGIVIEDGKIREVAPGAIADTDEVLDLEGLTVMPGLIDCHVHVIATTANLGLNASLPSSLIAARSSLLMRDMVMRGFTTVRDLGGADRGLQQAVEEGAFLGPRLVICGKALSQTGGHTDYRGPYSNRDVSWYPSSLGAMGRVCDGIPEVQRAAREEIKNGAQFVKVMADGGVSSPSDPVGYQVFSVDELKAMVEIAKGFGTYATGHLYSDEAIVRALDCGFECIEHGNLIGDATITRIAREGIPVVPTNITYDVLHRSGAEFGLPAESVAKISDVREAGLERLEKFHEAGVLMGYGSDLLGGMQTEQSGEFGLRGRYLPADAVIRSATVDAARVLRMEGEIGAITPGAHADIIAVEGNPLDNLDLLMNQGAHMPLILKGGEAVKQAASL; translated from the coding sequence ATCGCCGACACTGACGAGGTGCTCGACCTCGAGGGGCTCACCGTGATGCCTGGTCTGATCGACTGCCACGTGCATGTCATCGCCACCACCGCCAACCTCGGCCTCAACGCCTCGCTGCCCTCCTCCCTCATCGCCGCGCGCTCCAGCCTACTGATGCGCGACATGGTGATGCGCGGCTTCACCACCGTGCGCGACCTCGGCGGCGCCGATCGCGGGTTGCAGCAGGCGGTCGAAGAGGGGGCCTTCCTCGGCCCGCGCCTCGTGATCTGCGGCAAGGCCCTGTCGCAAACCGGCGGCCACACCGATTACCGCGGCCCCTACAGCAACCGCGACGTGTCGTGGTATCCCTCCAGCCTCGGCGCCATGGGCCGGGTCTGCGACGGCATCCCCGAGGTCCAGCGCGCCGCGCGTGAAGAGATCAAGAACGGCGCGCAATTCGTGAAGGTCATGGCCGACGGCGGCGTCTCCTCGCCCTCCGACCCGGTCGGCTACCAGGTGTTCTCGGTCGACGAGCTGAAGGCCATGGTCGAGATCGCCAAGGGCTTCGGCACCTATGCCACCGGCCACCTCTACTCCGACGAGGCCATCGTGCGCGCGCTCGACTGCGGCTTCGAGTGCATCGAGCACGGCAATCTGATCGGCGATGCCACCATCACCCGGATCGCCCGCGAGGGCATTCCGGTGGTGCCCACCAACATCACCTACGACGTGCTGCACCGTTCGGGCGCGGAGTTCGGCCTGCCGGCCGAGTCGGTCGCCAAGATCTCCGATGTGCGCGAGGCCGGGCTGGAGCGGCTCGAAAAGTTCCACGAGGCCGGCGTGCTCATGGGCTACGGCTCCGACCTTCTGGGCGGCATGCAGACCGAGCAGTCCGGCGAGTTCGGCCTGCGCGGGCGCTACCTGCCCGCCGATGCGGTGATCCGCTCGGCCACCGTCGATGCCGCCCGCGTGCTGCGGATGGAAGGCGAGATCGGGGCGATCACCCCCGGCGCCCATGCCGACATCATCGCCGTCGAGGGCAACCCGCTCGACAATCTCGATCTTCTCATGAACCAGGGGGCACACATGCCGCTCATTCTCAAAGGCGGGGAGGCGGTCAAGCAGGCCGCGTCGCTCTGA
- a CDS encoding haloacid dehalogenase type II codes for MAALRDYTALSFDVYGTLIDWESGMLTGLKPLTDQLETEISDDAVLEMHARNESFAQAQTPGRAYSDILATVYRRCAEELGLAADWEACARYGASVPDWPAFEDSAEALAYLKQHYRMIVLSNVDNRSFAGSAKRLKIDWDGVFTAEDVGSYKPNQRNFDYLLAGVARMGLKKSELLHTAESMFHDHVPGRANGLDNAWIYRRHAKQGFGATMDPGDLAENTFRFNSMKEMAEAHESGKI; via the coding sequence ATGGCTGCCCTGCGCGATTACACCGCCCTCAGCTTCGACGTCTACGGCACGCTGATCGACTGGGAGAGCGGCATGCTCACCGGCCTCAAGCCGCTGACCGACCAACTCGAAACCGAAATCTCCGACGATGCGGTGCTCGAGATGCACGCCCGCAACGAGAGCTTTGCCCAGGCGCAAACCCCGGGCCGGGCCTATAGCGACATCCTCGCCACGGTCTACCGCCGCTGCGCCGAGGAGCTGGGCCTTGCCGCCGACTGGGAGGCCTGCGCCCGCTACGGCGCCTCGGTGCCCGACTGGCCCGCCTTCGAAGACAGCGCCGAGGCACTCGCCTACCTCAAGCAGCACTACCGCATGATCGTGCTCTCCAATGTCGACAACCGCAGCTTCGCGGGCTCCGCCAAGCGGCTCAAGATCGACTGGGACGGCGTGTTCACCGCCGAAGACGTGGGCAGCTACAAGCCCAACCAGCGCAATTTCGACTACCTGCTCGCAGGGGTCGCGCGCATGGGTCTGAAAAAGTCCGAGCTTCTGCACACTGCCGAAAGCATGTTCCATGACCACGTGCCCGGCCGTGCCAACGGGCTCGACAACGCCTGGATCTACCGCCGCCACGCCAAACAGGGCTTCGGCGCCACCATGGACCCGGGCGACCTGGCCGAAAACACCTTCCGCTTCAACTCCATGAAGGAGATGGCCGAGGCCCACGAAAGCGGCAAGATCTGA
- a CDS encoding C4-dicarboxylate TRAP transporter substrate-binding protein has protein sequence MKKLLSYTALAGMLMTGAATAETNFIANSFYDGAVPMSGEGYIRWAELVEELSDGDLVPEVFTGTVLLAPRASLQGIQDNVVQVAHHAAIYTPSDMPVANAVQELGFAYSDPLAAIFAVTDFSMNNEVQLQEWADKNVVYLGAYATPAYVLMCSSPVRNLEEMKGKRIRTAGSAVSVWVEDAGGIPVNVPSSEMYTGLERGTLDCATNAASDLVDRSLLEVAEHTTLLSTGMYYSGPQWGYNPGFWASLTPEQRSVLMEASARSMARIVIAYGSKVDAGLEASKAAGGNVYEPEQDLADHVAEFRDRTTAAAVEKAGTDFGVADPEALIGDFQATMQKWTDLLADVDPTDEDALTALAMQEIFSKIDPATYGVN, from the coding sequence ATGAAGAAACTTCTCTCCTACACCGCCCTTGCCGGCATGCTGATGACCGGCGCCGCCACCGCGGAAACCAACTTCATCGCCAACAGCTTCTATGACGGCGCCGTGCCGATGTCGGGCGAGGGCTACATCCGCTGGGCCGAACTGGTGGAAGAGCTTTCCGATGGCGATCTCGTCCCCGAGGTCTTCACCGGCACCGTGCTGCTGGCGCCCCGCGCCTCGCTTCAGGGCATTCAGGACAACGTCGTTCAGGTGGCACACCACGCCGCCATCTACACCCCCTCCGACATGCCGGTCGCCAACGCCGTGCAGGAGCTGGGCTTTGCCTATTCCGACCCGCTCGCCGCGATCTTCGCCGTCACCGACTTCTCGATGAACAACGAAGTCCAGCTTCAGGAATGGGCCGACAAGAACGTGGTCTACCTCGGCGCCTACGCCACCCCGGCCTACGTGCTGATGTGCTCCAGCCCGGTGCGCAACCTCGAAGAGATGAAGGGCAAGCGCATCCGCACCGCCGGCTCCGCCGTGTCGGTCTGGGTCGAGGACGCCGGCGGCATCCCCGTCAACGTGCCGTCCTCCGAAATGTACACCGGCCTCGAGCGCGGCACCCTCGATTGCGCCACCAACGCCGCCAGCGACCTTGTGGACCGCTCGCTGCTCGAAGTGGCCGAGCACACCACGCTGCTCTCCACCGGCATGTATTATTCCGGCCCGCAGTGGGGCTACAACCCGGGCTTCTGGGCCAGCCTCACGCCTGAGCAGCGCTCGGTGCTGATGGAAGCCTCGGCCCGCTCCATGGCCCGCATCGTCATCGCCTACGGCTCCAAGGTCGATGCCGGCCTCGAGGCTTCCAAGGCCGCCGGCGGCAACGTCTACGAGCCCGAGCAGGACCTGGCCGATCACGTCGCCGAGTTCCGCGACCGCACCACCGCCGCCGCCGTCGAGAAGGCCGGCACCGATTTCGGCGTGGCCGACCCCGAGGCGCTGATCGGCGACTTCCAGGCCACCATGCAGAAATGGACCGACCTGCTGGCCGACGTCGATCCCACCGACGAAGATGCATTGACCGCCCTGGCGATGCAGGAAATCTTCTCCAAGATCGACCCCGCCACCTACGGCGTGAACTGA
- a CDS encoding TRAP transporter small permease subunit: MQLLHSVIRWLNIGTVTAACLVMLLMMAHITLDVGVRYFVNGQIVGTLEWVSFYYMVALVFLAFGYVELKSENIRVDLFAQMMPKPVQLGLYVFACALGLIFFGMLFWQSLSDALRATRNAEEAMSNFRFLIWPARWALPIGFAGALLAVLSNLLRALTRRQAL, translated from the coding sequence ATGCAACTCCTCCACAGCGTCATCCGCTGGCTCAACATCGGCACGGTCACGGCGGCCTGCCTCGTCATGCTGCTGATGATGGCCCATATCACCCTCGACGTGGGCGTGCGCTACTTCGTCAACGGCCAGATCGTCGGCACGCTGGAATGGGTCTCCTTCTACTACATGGTCGCGCTGGTCTTCCTGGCCTTCGGCTATGTCGAGCTGAAGAGCGAGAACATCCGCGTCGATCTCTTCGCCCAGATGATGCCCAAGCCCGTGCAGCTCGGCCTCTACGTCTTTGCCTGCGCGCTCGGCCTGATCTTCTTCGGCATGCTGTTCTGGCAGTCGCTCTCCGACGCCCTCCGCGCCACCCGCAACGCGGAGGAGGCCATGAGCAACTTCCGCTTCCTGATCTGGCCCGCCCGCTGGGCGCTGCCCATCGGCTTTGCCGGGGCGTTGCTGGCCGTCCTCTCCAATCTCCTGCGTGCGCTCACCCGGCGGCAGGCGCTTTGA